The following coding sequences are from one Diospyros lotus cultivar Yz01 chromosome 7, ASM1463336v1, whole genome shotgun sequence window:
- the LOC127806516 gene encoding transcription repressor OFP8-like, with protein sequence MENHQSRLKLRISRMFRSSFRSCKSREMSDIIERPDLAPHNRQHYQLIELFSPKPRPFPTICRPKCGETAESELFPRRKVSDRSSLLNGDGRKCPPATPFSPKEPKMKERRKARKKTMKRCKFESFDDYYDWFDSDEDDDETTLFSSRSLSSDSSDSFRRNKPRRPRKKEATETGGKVKESFAVVKRSSDPKNDFRTSMVEMIVEKQIFGARDLENLLQTFLSLNSFHHHRVIIEVFMEIWEALYC encoded by the coding sequence ATGGAGAATCATCAGAGTCGACTGAAACTCCGAATCTCTCGAATGTTCCGATCATCTTTCCGCTCCTGCAAGTCTCGAGAGATGTCAGATATAATCGAGAGGCCCGATCTCGCCCCCCATAATCGGCAGCACTACCAGCTGATCGAGCTTTTCTCTCCCAAGCCGCGCCCATTTCCAACCATTTGCCGGCCAAAATGCGGGGAAACAGCCGAGTCGGAGCTATTTCCCCGCAGGAAAGTCTCGGACAGGAGCTCACTTCTCAACGGTGACGGCCGGAAGTGCCCTCCGGCGACACCCTTTTCCCCGAAGGAGCCGAAGATGAAAGAACGGAGAAAGGCCAGAAAGAAGACGATGAAGAGATGTAAGTTCGAGTCTTTCGACGATTACTACGACTGGTTCGACAGCGACGAGGACGACGACGAGACGACGCTCTTCTCTTCCAGGTCTCTCTCCTCCGACTCATCCGACTCTTTCCGGCGAAACAAGCCCCGGCGCCCGAGAAAGAAGGAGGCCACAGAAACCGGTGGGAAAGTAAAGGAAAGCTTCGCGGTAGTGAAGCGTTCGAGCGATCCAAAGAACGATTTCAGGACATCGATGGTGGAGATGATTGTGGAGAAGCAGATTTTCGGGGCCAGAGATTTGGAGAATCTGTTGCAGACTTTTTTGTCGCTGAACTCGTTTCACCATCATAGGGTTATCATTGAAGTGTTCATGGAGATCTGGGAGGCTCTGTACTGTTGA